The sequence below is a genomic window from Gossypium hirsutum isolate 1008001.06 chromosome A11, Gossypium_hirsutum_v2.1, whole genome shotgun sequence.
GTCTctcatttgttttttttccaaTGATAGGTTTTTCCTTTTTTGGTTTGCAGCTTCAGAGTGTTAGCTTATTAAGAAAATTTTGGCTTCGTATGAGGCTGCATAGAGACAAGCCATAACTTCTAAAAATTCTAGCATCATGTTTAGTGCCAATACTAGTCTTTCTGATAAGCGTTTGGCAATTGCTATTTTGGGGTTGTCTTCTTTTATTAATCAAGGGCGATATTTATTCTTACCATCGCTAGTGGGAAGAAATAAAAAGCAAGTTTTCTCTTTCATTTGTAATCTTTTAAGTAAACGAATTTTTAGCTAGAAGAGCAAGTTCGTTTCTAAAGTTGCTAAGGAAGTGGTTATTAAAACAATGGCTCAGGATATTTCGGTGTATTATATGAGTGTTTTTCTTCTGTAGTTAGGGACTTGTAAGGCTTTACAACAGATGATAAGCATATTTGGGTGGATTTCATGTTCTTCTGTGTAAGGAGGCATTTGGTGGGCTTCGTGGGATAAATTATGCATGGCGAAGAAGTTTGGCAGAATGGAATTTCATAATCTTCACTATTTTAATTTAGCTATGCTTTGTAAGCAAGGTTAGAGTTTTATTTCAATCTCCAGTCTCTTCCTAGTAGAATTTTCAAGCTAGATATTTTCTGTGTTGTGGCTTTTTTAAAGCCACAAAGGGCAATAACCCTTTATTTATATGGAAGAGCATTTTTTCTGCTAAGCATCTCCTCATTATAGTGTTGGATCTGATgctctaagtgtagtatattcatttgtacatttgtaatttttttgaacaaatttattaataaaattattcatgaattacactAATATTCTTTGTATAATGTCCTCATGTGATTTTTTcatgtaaagcaaaatagaagcaaatattagctcattggttgtttaatgtttaactaatactgaccagtattacgtggttggatcgtaATGCTAAAAGACAGTTTATATTAGTAGACGGGCCcaaacatgtcattagtctaatcagaaaATAGCAAACCAATTGAatgactaatatgttgtctatcaagtccaattagagaGATGCTTTGTTTTAGGCATTGGAATAGATGACTCTTAGaatatagagacatagatgtgactgactggattgACAGTACATTGAATTGGACCCAAGTAAAATATACCGTAAATATGTTTTAGGCTTCGTGGGATAAATTATGCATGGCGAAGAAGTCTGGCAGAATGGAATTTCATAATCTTCACTATTTTAATTTAGATATGCTTTGTAAGCAAGGTTGGAGTTTTATTTCAATCTCGATCTCTTCCTAGTAGAATTTTCAAAGCTAGATATTTTCTGTGTTGTGGCTTTTTTAAAGCCACAAAGGGTAATAACCCTTCGTTTATATGGAAGAGTATTTTTTTCTGCCAAGCATCTATTCATTATAGTGTTGAATCCGATgctctaagtgtagtatattcatttgtacatttgtaatttttttgaactaatttattaataaaattattcatgaattacactAATATTATTTGTATAATGTCCTCATGTGATTTTTTcatgtaaagcaaaatagaaaaaaatattagctcattggttgtctaatatttaactaatagtGAGAGGTATTATGTGGTTGGATCATAATGCTAAAAGACAGTTTATATTAGTAGATGGGCCTAAACATGTaattagtctaatcgaaaatgagaaaaccaattgaatgactaatatgttgtctatcaagtccaattggaaaGATGCTTTGTTTTAGGCATCAGtgcggatgactcctagaagatagagacatagatgtgatcgACTGGATTGACAgtgtaacaacccaaatttcagtggtgtcagaacagTAATTTGAGAttactaaatccgacaaatgaatagaaaatattattaatttaatgaaaataagttagacgtgaagttaggaaaatgattgaaatagtgaatagtgttttataataaatactaaataatttgaaagtgaaaacgaggtattgagacctcgaaaTATTAagccgagccataaatattttataaatatttatggagtgttagtaagttagtattaaagtttcgtcaagaaattttaaggccTCGGTAGTTAATtgggtaaaaaagactaaattgaattaagtgtaaaattgtgaaatgtgattaaatagctctagtaatAATTAATGGAGGACTAAGTAGGtaattaaacacctattattgggcTGGACGGCATGTGTGTGCAGGAAATATTGAAATTAGGTGTGAACAAGGGGTAAAATTAGACAAAAAGTgaaaattgaatagttaaaaaTGGAATGTAATTAGAAATCTAgagatttcttcaatttttttcatcctcttCAGCTTTAAATAGCCATTGAAGAAACCTTagagctggtttttcatatttttactgcaaatcaagaaattgaagtgaatcgtggaaaggagaaaatagtcaaataattttctcaaactTCTACAACTATTGCGAATTAGCCCAAGTAAGTTCATgcggctaaattttagtgatcatTGTTATTCTTATGAATTTTATAATGAGTTATACTATATGATTATGATAAAACCATgaataatgtaaaaatatgaaattgcagaaatgatcaaattgaatgaAACATCGGATTGAGTACTTCTGTCCAGTGGcaaatgatgaattgacggaaaaagaccatggttggaccatggcaacaagtgataagcgATATCCACATAAGACCACaactgggctatggcatcgaagaaaagtgataagtgcttccgtgtaagaccatatccgagatatggcatcggtatgatatatgactcgtgtaagaccatggctaaGCCATGGCTTCAGAAAGTAAAACGTGATCATGTGCAAgtccatagttttactatggtaAAGTGAAAACAAAGTACTCAATTTCGTATAGTTTTCTTAATTTGAAAAGAGATGGTAAGCGATAAATGGGCCTAAAAGAATGAAGTTTAAGTGTGAATAATATTAAGTGAAATTGACTTGGTTTGTGAATGACGGGAGAAATTAGTGAATTGTATAATATACAAAAGCTTTACCATATTTGGTAAGTTTACGTTCtaagcctatgaacttactaagctttcacaagCTTACTTGAATGTGATTGTCATGTTTTGTAGATTAACATGGAGACGGAGGATCGGATCATCaccaagaatcacactatccagacgTTCTCCTGTAGTTTTTGAGTTAATatcttttgatttatatggcatgtataagtatttGGTTGGATAAAGTTATAGATGGCTCAAGTATGTAAAAGGGATGGCATATGTGTATAAAATGCATATTATGGCATAAactggttggttggttggttgtaATTTGTAGATAATTGTGTTTAAGTGCAGGTAATGGatgaaagggtgagaaaagtggcctaaaACGTCCTATACATGGGctaaagacacggccgtgtatcttggtcgtgtgaaggacacgggtttcAAGCATGATCGTACGTCAAAATCGTGtgaaaatgacttaaaaatagtaaaaaatcaatttaccacacggtctagccacataggcgtgtaccctggccgtgtggccctttgatgcttaagaaattgcaagtcagaattgcccacgggctggccacacgggttagccacacaggcatgtgcccctaaattcaagaaaaattttaaaagttttccaAAATTACCGGTTTAGTTTCAAATCACTTCTAAGGCATGTATTGGGCCccataggcccatattagggactttatgtaaaatttgaaaagttttgattggaatgtaaatttatgactcgattttgtacaAATGCTAATGTATAAGTTtgataatgccttgtaaccctattctagtgatggatacgggttaagggtgttacatttagtggtatcagagcttactTTACTCGATTCTCGAAATGATCGTGTTGTGTAAAGTGATTAGAAATACATACCATAtagatctgtgatagtgtgatgtgtatgattcGATTTAactcttgttatttttatagataaCTCCTAATTATAAAGATGTCAAATAGACCAGAACGTACAGAACAAGAAGAAGAAGTAAATAGTAGAGTACAGACTTCTAAATAGGGGACCAGTAGTGAAGTTCCGATTTCTTTAACgaaaacttaaaaatatgatttatggaattATGAATCAATGGTACAATGAAACAATGCAAGAAAGAAACTCGGCTCGAAAACCCACTCCTCCTACTGCACCAACCGTAGTGCCCCCGGTTGCCCTTCCACCTCGTCTGACAACTGAATCTAGTAAATGTATTTCGTTGGAAAAGCTCAAAAAACTCAGAGCTGAAGTATTTCAGGAAAGATCAGATAATGATCAGGTTAAAGCAAAATATTGGTTACAGAGATTGATGGGGATTTTTAAAGAAATAGCATGTTCACCAGATGATTATTTGAGATGTGTTGTGTTGCTACTGAAAGAAAAAATGTACAATTGGTGGGAAACAATCGAGGTAGTGGTGTCGGTAGAAAAAATcacgtgggaattctttcaaaataaGTTCAAAGAAATATGTGGGCAAACGGTATCTGgataagaaaaagagagaatttctgGATCTACAACAGGGAAGTAAATCCGTAGCTGAATATGAAAGGGAATTTTTTTATCTTAGCAAATATGCTAGAGATATTGTGCCTATAGAGAAGGAAATGTGTAtcagatttgaagaagggttgaatgatgATATTAGAATGATGATAGGAGGTAATGAAATAtgagaatttgttgttttatcaGATTGTGCTCAAAAACTTGAGGAAGTGTATAATCAAAAGGTGCAATGAGATAAAAAAAGCAAAGAATCATTTAAAAGAGATGCATCCAAATCATTTTCAGCTTTGTCGGTGAAAAAATCTAGAGAAGAATTTAATCGGGCCACTTCAGTGCCGGAAAGATTGGGAAAGAGCAGATCAAGACAATCTGATTCCAAGACATTTGATAGACCTGCAGCTAGTATGAGCAGTATTCAAAATGCTCCTCGACCTAAGTGTTGGTATTGtggaagaaatcacattggtgaGTGCCGGAACAAGACAGGAGCTTGTTATAGGTGTGGATCTACtaatcatttcattcgagattgtCCCTAACTACAAAGAAATGAAGTAGAgcagaaagagaaataaaaagttACTCCTCAACGAAGTAAACGTTTGGGGCAGAGTAGTGCTACAGGGGCTACTCGTTCGGGTATGAGAGAATCAGCTAGTCGATCAGATGTTGGAACACCTACACGTACCTACGCTATTCGAGTGAGAGAAGAGGCGACAGCTCCAGATGTAATTactggtactttctatctttatgatgaTACTGTGTATGCATAGTTAGACCCTgggtctacacattcatatatttgcaccaTGTTAGCCTCTGAAAAGAATTTATCTATTGAGCCTACTGATTTTGATGTTCAAGTTACTAATCCCTTGGGCCAGTGTGTGATAGTTAATTTAACATGTCCTAATTGTCCACTGAGAATAAAGGGCTGTGAGTTccccgctgatttgatgttgttaccctttcgggaatttgatattattttgggaatggattggttaatgaAGCATGATGCAATAGTGAACTATCGTGAAAAACAGATCAGCTTGAAATGCCAAACAGAGGATATGATTTCAGATGGGTTTGAAAATTTGGGTGATACTATTAGATTTATTTCAGCCTTCTCTGCTTAGAGATTGTTAAGTAAAGGAAAcgaggcattcttggcctatTTTTGATACTCAGGGTTCTaattcaaagttagaacagaTGTCAGTAGTTAATGGATTCCCCGATGTGTTTCTCGAGGAGTTGCCAGGTTTACCACCTgatagagaagtagaatttgtgaTAGATGTGATCTTGGAAACAGCTTCCATATCAGTGacaccttatagaatggcccaagctgaattaaaagagttaaagacacagttacAGGAGTTGTTAGATAAAGGATTCATCAGGCCGAGTATGTCACCTTGGGGAGCACCtgttttatttgtgaagaagaaagatggttctttgaggttatgtattgattacaggcagttgaataaagtaatggtaaagaataagtatcccctgccttgtattgatgatttatttgatcagttgaaaggtgcagtAGTATTTTCAAATATAGACCTCCGATCCGGGTATTATCAATTGAAAGTAAAAGAGtgcgatgtgccaaagactaatTTCTGAAcccgatatggacattatgaatttttgctaatgccatttggattaaccaATACCTCTGCTGCATTTATGAACTTAATGAATCAGATCTTCCAACCTTATTTGGACAGAttcgtggttgtgtttattgatgatatattgattcaTTCAAAGATAGAATCCGAGCATGCTCAGCATTTGAGAACAGTGTTACAAACTTTTCGGAagaaacagttatatgcaaagtttagtaaatgtgagttttggcttcacaAGGCTGCATTTTTCGGTCATATTGTGTCAGCTGATGGAATTCGTGTTGATCCGAGTAAAGTAGCGGCAGTAGTGAATTGGAAAGTTCCAAAGAATGTCACTGAAGTACGAAGTTAATTGGGATTAGCAGGATATTATTGCTGATTTGTAAGAGATTTTTCAATGATCGCTTTACCATTGACCCGGTTGTTAcagaaaaatattgaatttgtATGGTCAGATAAATGTCagtaaagttttgatcagttaaagaaGATGTTgacagaagcaccagtgttgactCAATTAGAATTTGGTGTGCGGTTTGTGGTATACAACGATGCGTCTCTAAAtattttgggttgtgttttgatgtagtcGGGTAAAGTAGTAGCATATGCTTCTCGGCAACTaaaaccgcacgagaagaattatcctacacatgatttggaattagctgcgattgtgtttgctttaaaaatatggagactatggtgagaagtgtcatgtgTATACTTATCACAAgaccttaaaatatttgatgacacaaaatgagttaaatttgagacaatGGCGGTGGCTAGAACTTTTGAAAGATTacgatcttgttattgactatcatccggggaaagctaATATTGTAGCAGATATATTTGGCCGGAAATCGTCATTGTTTGCTCTTCGAGCATTAAATTGTCAATTTTCTCTTAATGAAGATGGTTTTGTGTTAGTAGAATTGAAAGCAAAACCTGTATTCTTTCAACGAATTCGGGAGTTGCAAGATGAAGACTCGAAATTAGTATTGAAACGACAAATGGTCTTGGATAAGTTGAGCTTGGAGTATTCCATGGATGACAGTGGTATGTTATACTATCGAAATAGAATTTATGTTCCAAATAATCCAAATTTGAAGAATGATATTTTATCAGAAGCTTATAGTAGCATATGTTCTATttacccgggtagtacgaaaatgtattacgatttgaagaaaatgaattggtggctgatcgcgtgatttcgtaataggtttaaatatttataattactcgttcttgaactaactattatcgcgatgtaggcaagtgtacctatcgaaaagtagtatagttttagcaagaccagattgtcgaacccaaaggaaattaaagtactagtaataactatctttttattatctagcctaagaataaagaggtttttgttttaactaactaattatctaaactaagaacgcacagagaatggaattggagaattgcttttggaaaaatcgattgaatgaagacaatacctaaggaaaaatccacctagactgcacttgttattctggcttgaatcggacaatttattcatttaacttgtttcatagagatccttaagttatgttattatccctattcaagactaataacgtctaatccctagattgaataaccgagacttttctctaattaacactctagggttacattaactcgatctatggatccccttattaggtttcaccctaatcgggcaaaatcttgtcaccctatgtctaggcgcgcaatcaactctgcttaattatgacaaatgtactcttaaacagggtctattcctcctctgaataagagcttatcttgaatcggtatcctgagatatcaaaacaagaattaagaacacataattaagaacaagtcaaatatttatcatacaattcagaaaataataacaagattcgtcttaggtttcattccccttaggtatttaggggatttagttcataactaaataagaaaacatctcagaataataaagaatacaaaacataaagaaaacccaatactcctgaaggggaattgaggagagatcttcagttttgatgatgaatccggcttttgagatgagTCAATCGaatttcttggagtaattccttaccccctactcTTTCCTccctttcttccttctctagggtgtatatataggctttggaatgcctaaaagccctcaaaattagccttttccaaattggactcaacttgggctcggcagggacacgcccatgtgcgattactccaggccatgcttgagcctgccaaattgacacggccgtgtggtcttcccgtgtgaggaggtccaggccgtgttgatttcgtactttggcccattttctccatttttggcccgtttctcattcctttcactctcctatgctctcctaagtgtaaaacatgaaatcaaagcattaggagcatcgaattcaccaattctaatggaaaatcatccataaaatacgttaaacatagggtaaaaatatgtataaattacggtttatcaaatatccccacacttaagcatttgcttgtcctcaagcaaaattctcaactcataatcaaaataaattcttcttaacttataatttctatcgataatatctcagaataatccataggtaatcatacattgaaattcaactaaaagaacataaaagtttcaaacattccaagttgattatttaatcatgcaaacataggtgtctctcctcatttaagtaattacctttgattcagaataccatagagtttcacatcctcactatggattcactcaaatcactcgaggtgtttaaggacaataaatgaagcactcaatagtcaataatgaaaactcattaccataggcttgtatggaaatcaaatctccaccactataatttaagatgatacatcaatcaaaaggtctttagaaggttgtaatgaggtttggttagggggtgtggtcacaagctgaaagaaaaagttagaatcgagattgaattggaaaattacctaactagaaaaaaagTTCATCattacttgcgtacaacagagcttcttctcagactaAGGAATTTAACTTCTGAAGCTTACaaacagaagatcactactaatatgtatacatgtttttttttcttttaagaacaaattaaattacagagtagaataaaacatagctaagcaactatttcaattcaaatctcgataaaaatggggcttaaattaatttaggggatttcaataataatgggttaaaggttaatattaagcgtactacaagaaatggcttgttaggcttaagggggttcactaggggttaattgtggaggtaggcttttcatggcatgagtgggttaatcctaagtgccttaatcattttgacatatcaaatcaaatggtgtggtctctacatgaataatcaagcaagttctagaataatagttcactactgatgcactcaaagcaataataaaagtgagcatgaaagaattaatagatgctcaaaaggctcaaaaatctcacaaaaattatggttttttgatgtttaaaacttgtgaatcccaactcaaagtaatacctaaattttggggaaacaacctaaattttaaattcttaaaaatcaacttatcatgcttgattctctaatgtcttaaagtttaaacaatcaatgcataaatgcctatgttttaattctagatatatcaatcaaaatcataaatcaatcaaaaattatcctaaatatgatatgagagctttttaacagaacaaggcagtcattcagggatttttctgcgaatgaaataaataccccccacacttaagatgtacatttccctcaatgtacaaagatagatattagagtataaaaataagatagggagagaaatgaaacttcctgtatgatgaattccttgaactggagttctGAAGAGTAATtagttcgagagtggaggaggatactccggcggtcgtagaggttcattaggctaTAAGTCATGCGCCAAAAGGATATTatctctagtggtagctatggttgtgGGCGAGCAGGACATCGCAGTCatagagaacctttcccggtggagttttagttcctatgtgatgatgagcttaagagctttataaaactatgataaaatcaggaactttttaagggatattaggaagaataattactcaaaaagaaataaccgaaattaataattaaaaataaaatttctaaaatctaataaaaataaaaagtagttttaataaaaattaaaaacataaaataataaataattttttttaaacatcttcatcgctggatggtttgcgaggtgggactggtgatgagatgtggaggtgctgacaaatctactgtagagtagcatcaatgtatATGTAGCCGAATCGAGTATATGAAGCCGCTGCATGAACTGGACAAAAGGGTAGTGGTGGCTGGGATGGTGGGTCCTCGTTCTGTGAAGGGAcgtcatcaggaatgtcctcgtaggcctcttCCTTGGTGGATTGGGCAAGACGATATTGAGAATGGTAGGTTCCTCGGCCcctttcgatcatcctcatgctaagcatgcttgagatgccttgtggagacatctagccaatgagggtcaaggatgattcttgggccgcagtGTCGAGGAGCCTGAAGTGTCGAGCCAATCACGTTACATTGGGGCCAATGGAGAttacccccttcctatgccactctgtctggtgctgaatcaCAAGGACGATGaagtaggcaaggtcgatgacgtgcccatgCGACATACACTATAAAAtgtaggcatcgtgagtgttgacgatgccagtgctctctcacctCCTTGTAATCGTATGAGctaaaatggcgtgtaggtaccttagGGATGGTGGAAGAACTGATTCCTTGGAGCgactaggattgtaggaggctgcgCCAGGGGCCAAAGTGTACCACTACTTCGAGGGACAAAAGTGTATGTGGCGAGTGAGAGCATGTAATTCATTTTCTTCCTTGAACTCttccgtatataagcctagtgcagcaccGAACTCTGGGGCACTTAGCTGGCGGACTAACCCGCCTAGGCGAAACTGGACCGCGCCGGGATTATCGTAATTTGTTATTACGGTTTGAAGATGgaatgttgagcatagttccatcgtgaacTTGAGGTATGTTGGTTCAATaatcccaaagaacagctcccaagtgtcggtggttaggagggtccgaatcgcatcagccaactgaacttgttctacggcaggccagtcgatgcagcggcccgcaATAAAGGGTCAGGCTcgaagtatttggaaaagctcttcttggggccctcgaGGGAACTGCaagagagggtgacgaatttctgTGGTTGGACCCGCAAAAGATGACGTTCCCTTCCTTTTCTTCGGGGCAGGTACGGCGGTTTTCTTTCCTTGTGAAGACGGCATGGTACTTGCgattagaatcatcaagtcatctttatgagtggtcaaagtaaaagggatacaatttttaaataaaaagcagaatttcagccacaaccaaacataactaatataataatttcgtGACATTATCATTGTAATGGGATGAGAATGGGCGTAGTAATGGCATGTGTATGACAAAAGAGTGAGGCTTTCCTAGCAACTTGTTTTAACATAAGatgtatgataaataattgaagaatgcaaattaaa
It includes:
- the LOC107958407 gene encoding uncharacterized protein is translated as MQERNSARKPTPPTAPTVVPPVALPPRLTTESSKCISLEKLKKLRAEVFQERSDNDQVKAKYWLQRLMGIFKEIACSPDDYLRCVVLLLKEKMYNWWETIEGSKSVAEYEREFFYLSKYARDIVPIEKEMCIRFEEGLNDDIRMMIGALSVKKSREEFNRATSVPERLGKSRSRQSDSKTFDRPAASMSSIQNAPRPKCWYCGRNHIGECRNKTGACYSATGATRSGMRESASRSDVGTPTRTYAIRVREEATAPDVITGTFYLYDDTVFVVVFIDDILIHSKIESEHAQHLRTVLQTFRKKQLYAKFSKCEFWLHKAAFFGHIVSADGIRVDPSKVAAVVNWKVPKNVTEVRS